The sequence GCCGGTGCCGGTGGACAGAAGATACAGCCGGCGGCCGGGGACGAGATAATCCACCAGCAGCGTGCCCGTCGGCTTGCGTCCGACGATCACCTCGTCTCCCACTTTCAGATGCTGCAGCCGCGAGGTGAGCGGGCCGTTGGCCACCTTGATCGAGAAGAACTCCAGCGTCTCCTCATAATTGGCGCTGGCAATGGAATAGGCCCGCAGCAGCGGCTTGCCGTCGACCTGAAGCCCGATCATCACGAACTGGCCATTCTTGAACCGCAGCGCCGGGTCGCGCGTGGTGGTGAAGGTGAAGAGGTTGTCGGTCCAGTGGTGGACCGACAGCACGCGCTCTGTGTGGAGATTGCTCATTTACAATCCGTAAAAGTGAAAACTTCCAACAAACTGGAAGCTGATGTAATTCTTGGACCCCGTTTACTGCGCATTCGCGCCGGTGTCGACCCTCTCTCGCGCCGGCGGGGCTTGCGCATCGTCCACCGGCCGGGAAACCATGCGCCGCCGGCGCGGCCGGACCATGAGCAGGATCAAGGAGACCCCATGTTCAGCCACATCATTCTCGGCGCCCGCGATCTCGACCGGCTGACCGGCTTTTACGACGCGGTGTTGGCGCCGCTGGGGCTGGTGCGCGTCGACGAGCCCTCCGATGGCGGGCCGGCCGGCGCGATGTGGGTGATGCCGGGGAGCCGCTGGCCGCAATTCTTCGTGCAACTGCCGTTTAACGGCCTGCCGGCGAGCTGGGGCAATGGCACGCAGGTGAGCTTCGCCGCGCCTTCGCCGGCGGCGGTCGACGCGGCCTGGCGGGCGCTGGTGGAGAATGGCGGCTTCGACGAGGGCGCTCCGGGCCTGCGGCCGAACTACGCGCCCGATTATTACGGCGCCTATGGCCGCGACCCCGAGGGCAACAAGCTGTGCTTCGTGCATCTGGCCGAGCTGGAAGAGCTGACCGTTCGCGGCGGCGCCTGAAGCGGTGCGGCTGCCGGGCGGGCGGGGAGGTCAGGCGCCGTGGGTGGCGCTGCGGCGCTCCTCCGCCCGCGCCGCCTCGGCCCGGCGCACAACGGCTTCGAGCCGTTCGCCGGGGCTGCTGGTGGCGTGACCGAGCGACAGGCTGAGCGTGCTGGCGGAATAGAACTGGTTGTTGAGCGCGGCCAGTTCGCGGATGTTTTCCATCACGGAATGGCCGACTTCGGCATCAGTGCCGGGCAGGAGGACCACGAACTCATTGCCGGCGACGCGCGCCGCGCAGTGCTGCGGGTCCACCGCCTTGGCGATGATCTCGCCGGCGCGGCGCAGCAGCATGTCGCCTGCCGCCTGGCCAAGCTGCTCGTTGACGCGCCGCAGGCCGTTGAGATGGATCGAAATGACGGTGACCGGGAACGGCCCGCGCCGCTCCAGCCGGTTCAGTTCATCGACATAGAAGGTGCGGTTGTGGAGCTTTGTCAGCACATCGTGCCGGCCGAGATATTCTAGATAGGCTTCGGCTTTCTTGCGTGCGGTGATGTCGGTCAGCGCCACCTGTACCAGTGACCAGTCGCCCTCATGCCCGGGTAGTACCGAAAACTGCAGATGCACATGCAGCATCTCGCCGGACAGGGTGTAGTTCACCACCTCGCGCGTGTGGAACAGCCGGCCGTTCCACAATTCGATGAGCTGCTCGCGGAAATGCCGATGCATCTCGCTGCGGAAAATCTCCGCCGTGTTCTCGACCAGCTCGGCGGTGCTGGCGGCGCCGAACATCTCAAGCGTGTGGCGATTGACCTCGATCACACGGATTTCGCTGAGACAGCGCTCGACGAATTCCGGATGCACATCGGTGAACACGCGGAAATCCTCGATGCCGCGCGAACGCAGATCGTCCATCAACTGCTTGATGGTCGAGAAATCCTCGACCCACAGCGACACCGGCGAGTGCTGGAACAGGCCGGTCGCGTAGCGCTCGGCATTGGCGGCCTGGCGGCGCGCGGTTTCCCGCGCGGTGACATCTTCGGCGGAAAGCAGGACGCGGCCGAGGCTCTCTTCATGACCGGGCAGGACGACGCCCTTGAGCTGGATGTCGAGCCGCTGACCGCTCAACGTGTAGTTGACCGCCTGGCTGGCGAAGCTGGTATGCCCGTCCCAGAGCTGCGACAGTTCCTCGACATGGGTGACGAGCATGTCGTCGCGGAACACCTTGTCGAGATTGGCGACGAGATGCGGCAGGCTGGTCGCCTCGAACAGGCTGAGCGTGCGCTGGTTCACCTTGAGAACCTTGATGCGCGCCGAACATTCCTTCACCCGGTCCGGGCGCCCGCGCAGATGATCGCGCAGCGAGGTCACGCCCTCGGCCCGCCAGCGCTCGAACAGCGCGCGCACCCCGCTGAAATCCTCCAGCCACAGCGAGATCGGCGCCAGTTCGAACATGGCCCCGTCCTCACCCCGTTCGTCGCGGGCGGCGAGACGCGGCTCCAGCGGAGACACGCTCGATTTGTTCGGCTTCATCGCGCGGTACCGACCGGTGTGACGGGGAGGTTCAGGAAGCTGTGGCATGAGTAACCTGACGCATTCCGGGCCGTGGGTGGGGGTAAGATAAGGCCGATCACCCCGATTTGGCGGAATTAGGCGAGTTTCACGCGGTCTGCAACCGGCAATAATGAACAGGCGGGTGCGGAGGGCCCCCCGGCCGCCTCATCGACGCCCGTATGGCTTCCGGCCGGCCGGGGCGGCAAGGCGTGGGCGGCACCGCCGGGGCTGTACCGTCCCTCAGTATCTTATATCTTCCTATAACCGCGGAGCCCCCTCCGCGAGCCGGGTTCAGGTGTGGCATGAGCGATATTGTCTGTATTTCGCCGATTGACGGTCAGGAATTGGCGCGCCGTCCGGCGGCCTCCGAGGCGGAGCTGGCGCGGGCGGTGAGCGAGGCGCGCGCGGCGCAGCGGGAATGGCGGCGGGTGCCGATCCATGAGCGCGCCGGCCATGTGCTGCGCTTTCTCGACGCCATGCTGGCGATGAACCAGGAGATCGTGCCGGAACTGGCGCAACAAATGGGCCGTCCCGTGCGCTATGGCGGCGAGTTCGGCGGCTTCGAGGAGCGGGTGCGCTATGTCGTCGACATGGCGGAGGAGGCGCTGGCGCCGGTGATCCCGCATGACGACCGGCCGGGCTTCACCCGCTACATCAAGCGCGATCCGCTCGGGATCGTACTGGTGGTGGCGCCGTGGAACTATCCCTATCTCACCGCCGTCAATACCATCGCCCCGGCGCTGATCGCCGGCAACGCCGTGCTGCTCAAACATGCGGCGCAGACCATTCTGGTCGGCGAGCGGTTCCAGATGGCGATGGACCGCGCCGGACTGCCCAAGGGGCTGTTCGCCAATCTCGTGCTCACCCATGAGCAGACCTCGCGGCTGATCGGCGCGGGAGCGGTCGATTTTGTCAACTTCACCGGCTCGGTGGAAGGCGGGCGCGCCATCGAGCGGGCGGCAGCGGGCACATTCACCCCGCTGGGGCTGGAGCTTGGCGGCAAGGACCCCGCCTATGTGCGCGCCGATGCCGATCTTGATTTCGCGGTGGGCAATCTGGTCGACGGCGCCTTCTACAATTCCGGCCAGTGCTGCTGCGGCATCGAGCGCATCTATGTGCATGAGAGCCTCTATGACCGCTTTGTCGACGGCTTCGTTGACCTGACCTCGCGCTATGTGCTGGGCAATCCGCTGGACGAGGCGACGACGCTGGGACCGATGGCGCAGAAGCGCTTCGCCGACCTCATTCGCGGCCAGATCCGCGAGGCGGTGGACAAGGGCGCGAAGGCCCATATCGACCCCGCCGGCTTCCCGGCGGACAAGGAGGGCACGCCCTATCTCGCGCCGCAGGTGCTGACCGGCGTCGACCACACCATGTCGGTGATGCGCGAGGAAAGTTTCGGTCCGGTGGTCGGCATCATGAAGGTGAAGGACGACGCGCAGGCGCTGGCGCTGATGAATGACAGCATTTACGGCCTCACCGCCTCGGTGTGGACAAAGGACCTCGACGTCGCCGAGCGGCTGGGCGAGGAGATCGAGACCGGCACGGTGTTCATGAATCGCTGCGATTATCTCGATCCCGGCCTCGCCTGGACCGGGGTGAAGGACACCGGGCGCGGGGCCTCGCTCTCGCGCATCGGCTTCGAGATGCTCACGCGGCCGAAATCCTTCCATCTGCGCCACGGCTGAGCGGGCCGTAGCGCCGGGCGGCCTCGATGGCGAGGCCGGTGCCGACCGAGCCGAATGTGTCGCCCTCCACCACCCGCGCCTGAGGCACGGCGGCGCGGATGGCGGCGCGCACATGGGCGAGCCGCGTCGAGCCGCCGGTGAGGAACAGCGCGTCGATACCCCCCGCCGCCAGCCCCGCCTGAGCGAGGCAGAGGCCGACGCGGCGGGCGATGCGCTCGGCAAGCGCCTGTGTGTGGGCGACGAGTTCCGCCGGGGTCAACCCGACGGCCAGCCCGGCTTCCAGCCAGCCCAGCTCGATGCGCGTCTCTTCCGCCTCGGCAAGGGCGATCTTGGCGGCTTCCGCCTCCATCGCCAGCGTGTGGCCGCGCTGCTCCTCGATGACGCGGATCAGCCGTTCCACGCGGTGCGGCTCGGCCGCCTCGCGCCGCACCTCGTGAAGCTCGCGCAGGGTCTTCTGGGTGTAGAGCCTGTTGATGCTCGACCAGGTCGCGAGTTCATGGAAATAGCCGCTCGGCACGTCGCGGCCGGCCCGCTTCATCGGGCTGCGGAAGCCGAGCAGCGGCATCAGCGTGCCAAGGCTGAGGGTGCGGTCGAAATCGGTGCCGCCGATGCGCACGCCGTCATTGGCGAGGATGTCGTCGCTGCGATCCGCCCGCGCCCGGCGGGCGGGGCCGAGCCTGACGATGGAGAAATCCGAGGTGCCGCCGCCAATATCGGCGATGAGCGCGATTTCCTCGGCCTTTGTCTGCTGCTCATAATCGAGCGCGGCGGCGATGGGCTCGAACTGGGTGGAGACCTCGGCGAAGCCGATGTCCGCGGCGATGGCGCGCAGCGTGTCCTCGGCCTTGGCATTCGCCGCTGCGTCGTCGTCGACGAAGAATACCGGCCGCCCGAGCACGACGTGGGTGAGCGCGGCGCCGGCATCAGCTTGCGCCCGCGTCTTCACCACGGTGAGATAGTCGGCGATCACCTCGCGAAAGCCGATGGCGCGCCGTCCGATCTGCGTCTTTTCTTCGATCAGCGCGCTGCCCAGAACCGCCTTGAGCGCACGCATCAGCCGCCCGTCATCGCCCTCGACATAGCGCGCCAAAGCGGTGCGGCCGATGGCGAGATGGCCCTGCCGGTCGTAGAACACGGCGCTCGGCACGGTGGTCTTGTCCGCTTCCAGCGCGGCAAGGACCGGCCCGCCGTCGCGCCAGAAGGCGAGGGTGGTGTTGGAGGTGCCGAAATCGAGGCCGCACGACATCATGGGAAGGCTCCCGCCGGAAGGGGCGCCTTCCCTAGAGGCTTCGCCCGCCCGCTTCAACTGACATGATGTTGACGCCGCCGGCCGGAGAGGCCACAGCTTGACGACACTCGGGGAGAAAGCCGCGCCATGACCTTGCACAATTGGACGATGAAGCACTCGATCGCCGTGGTGGTCATCACGCTGGTGGCTGTCGGCGCCTTCCTGTTTAGCTGGACCTGACGCCCGCCGCCGCTGTGCGGCCACGGGCGTGCAGACCGGGTTCTGGCCCAGGTTCTGGCCAATGTCACATTCCGTGCCTATGTGAAGGCCTGGGCCCGATCGGGGCCTGATCCGACGGGCGCCGCGTGCGTTCCCGGTCGCCGGTTTCCGGGAGGAGTGTCGCCCGCCGTGCTGTCTCTACCGCCTACCGACGAGCGTGCCGACGCGCAGCCGAGCGCCGAGCCGGATGCGACGCTTCGCCTCTCCGAGGTGCTGAATGGCATTGCGGCGGACGAGACGCGCGAGCGCATCGCCGTGGGCGACCTGCTGAAGGTGATGCAGGAGCGGGCCTTCGGGCCGCTGATGCTGATCTTCGCCCTGCCCAATGTGCTGCCGACCCCGCCCGGCACCTCCTCTGTGCTCGGCGCGCCGCTGGTGTTTCTCACCGCGCAGCTTGCGCTGGGCTGGTCGCCCTGGCTGCCGCCGCTCATCGCCCGCCGCTCCATCGCCCGCAAGGACTTCGCCGTGTTCGTCGGCAAGGCGACGCCCTGGCTCGCCCGCGCGGAAAAGCTGCTGCGGCCGAGGCTTGGCACGCTGGCGCATCCGCCGGCGGAGAACATCGTCGGCGTGATGTGCTTCGTGCTGGCACTGATTCTGGTGCTGCCGATCCCGCTCGGCAACATGCTGCCGGCGCTGGCGATCAGCGTGCTCGCGCTCGGCATTCTGGAGCGCGACGGCGTATGGATTCTGGCCGGCATGGGCATCGCCGTCGCCTCGCTCGGCGTCGTTTCCGGCGTGATCTGGGCCTTCATCAAGGCCGGCCTGTACCTGCTGCACCAGCTCATCGCCTGAGCCGCCGGCCATCCGGTCGGGTCAGCCCTGGGCGCGGGCTGCTTCCAGCGCGCGGGTCAGCATGTCCAGGCACTCATGCGCCTGCTCCTGCCCGCTCACATCGCCGCGCAGCCGGAAGGCGATGTCGCGCAGGTCGCGTATGGCCACGTCGACGGCGGTGATGAGGTCAAGGTCGAGCGCGTCCTCGCTCTCGGGTGCAGCGACGCGGACGGGGAACGGAACGACGTTACTCATGCGACTTCAGGACTCGTGTTCGGGCGAATCGCCTTGGCGTTTATCCCCCGAAACATGCACGCAATTGGTTAATGACCCGCTCTCGGGTACCGGCTGGAGCCTATGAATGCCGTGAGGAGAGGATATACAGTCAAGATGCATACAATATGATATTGTATTGACATTGTATGCGCTGCTTCTATTTCTTGACTGCAACGTCGCGTGCCGCCGGTGCGTGGGCGTGCAGGAGTGCCGCCATGTCCTTCCGTGCTTCCCCCGTTCGTGCGTCCACCGTGCCGATGTCTTCCGTCCGCCTGCCCTCCGTGCCAGTGGCCGACCGCCATTATCCCAGGCTCTCGCCCTTCCAGTGCGGCATGCGCGGCTGCTGCCCGCGCTGCGGTCAAGGCCGGCTGTTTGACGGCTTTCTCAAGCTGGCGCCCGGCTGCGAGGCCTGCGGGCTGGACTATTCCTTCGCCGATCCGGCGGACGGTCCGGCCTTCTTCGTCATCTGCTTCGTCTGCGTGCCGGCGGTGATCTTCGGCCTGTGGCTGGAAGTGGCGTTCCAGGCACCCTATTGGGTGCATCTGGTCACAACCCTGCCGGTGCTGCTCCTTACCTGCATCCCGCCGCTGCGCCCGCTCAAGGGTTGGCTGGTGGCGAGCCAGTATTACTACAAGGCCGAAGAGGGGCGCCTCGTCACATCCGAGTCGCCCGAACCCGGCGCCGCCGCTCGCGACTGACGCTTCCGCTATCTGATCGGCGCCGGCGCGGTCTCGTGGAAGCGGGCGGGGCGGACGCCGGCGCGTTCCAGATCCTCGCCACAGGCCTCGGAGCGGAAATAGGCGAGTTCGCGCTCGCGCGGCTCCAAGAGCGGGTCGAGCCGGCGCAACTCGTCATCGACGCGGCCGGGATGGCAATGCACCAGCACCCGCTCGCCGGGGCCGGCAAGGCTGGCCCGGAACACCTCGCGATAAGGCGGGGTGTCGGTGAAACCGTAAAGGCCACGAAAACTGTCATTGCTGGCGATGCCGGCCTTGGCCGCACGCGGGGCGCTGCCAGAGGCGAGGGTGCCGACGATGAGCGCCTTGCGCAGGCCGAGCCGGCGCCGGTGCGCCCAGGCGAGGGGCTCGGTGCAGTTGCGCAGCCAGGGCGGGCGCGCGCCGTAGCGCGCCACCAGCTCAGCGATGAGGATGCCGCGCACACCCGGCAGCGCATGGGCATGCTGGTGCCCGTCAATGAAATCGGGCGGCGCGCCCCATTCGTCCTCGAAGGCGTCGAGCTGGGCGCGCAATTCGTCCCGCAGCGCCTGTTGCGGCAGGGCTCCGGCTACCGCCCGCAGCACCAAATGGCCGATCTCCGGCAGGCGCCCGTCCTGCGCCAGCCCCCTGGCCGGGGAGAGGGCCCGCTGGCCGGTGAGGGTGAAATGCAGGCCGATATCGGCGGGATGGCGCGCCACCAGCGCCTTGAGCCCGGCAGCCCGCCGCTTCCAGCCCGGTAGTCCGGTCATCGCGCCGGTGGCGGAGAGCCGGCCGTGCTCGATCAGTTCCTCGATCGCGGTGCTGACGCCATCGCTCAGCCCGTAATCGTCGGCGCAGATGACAATCGGTTTCAGAATGCTTCCCCTCGTGCCGCTGACAAACAAAAATCGCAATCGGTGCCTACCTCAATGCAAGCCTCGCGAAAGTCAGCGTGTATTTACTGTGGGTAAGGCGATTACCTCAGGTAAACATCGCCGGCAACGGGGTCGCAATCAAGTAAAATCAGCTTGAAATCATCATGACAGCTTCTCCTAGGTGGCCGAGCCTGATCTCGATCGTGGTGCCGGTGTATAATGAGGCGCGCTGCCTGGCGGCGCTGCACGCGCGGCTATGCGCGGTGCTCGACGCCTATCCCGGCCTGCAGCGGGAGTTCGTCTTCGTCGACGATGGCAGCCGGGACGGCAGCTTCGAGCTGCTGGCGGCGCTGGGCGCGCAGGATCCCGCCATCAAGGCGCTGCGCTTCGCCCGCAATTTCGGCAAGGAATCGGCGATGGCGGCCGGGCTGCGGGCGGCGGTGGGCGACATCGTGGTGCTGATGGATTCCGACCTGCAGCACCCGCCGGAGGTCATCCCCGAAATGATCGAACGCTGGCGAACCGGCGCGCAGATGGTGACGGCCGTGCGCCGTTCGCGCCATACCGATCCCTTGGGGCGGCGCCTGTTCTCGCGCGGCTTCTATCATTTCTTCCACGCGCTCTGCGAGGTCGAAATCCCGGAAGGGGCGGGCGATTTCCGCCTGTTCGACCGCCGCGTGGTCGACGCCATCAACGCCCTGCCCGAGCGCAACCGCTTCATGAAGGGCATCACCAGTTGGGTCGGCTTCCGCCAGGAGGAGGTCGATTTCGAAGTGGCCGAACGCGCGGGCGGGGTGAGTTCGTTCAACACGCTGCGGCTGCTGCGCTATGCCGTCGACGGGCTGTCCTCCTTCTCCATGGTGCCGCTGCGTGTGTGGTCGCTGGCCGGCGTGATACTGGCCGGCATTTCGGGCCTTTACGGCCTGTATTTGCTGGGCGAAACGCTGGTCTACGGGGTGCGCACCCCGGGCTTCCCGACTATCATGGTCAGCCTGCTGTTCGTCTCCGGGGTGCAATTGATCAGCCTGGGCGTCATTGGCGAATATGTCGGGCGCATCTTCACCGAGGTGAAGCGCCGGCCGCTCTACCTCATTGCCGACGAGATCGGTTTCGCTCCGCCCACCGCCTTGCCGGCGGCTGCGCTGCGGGCCGAGATGCGGACGGCGCCCGCTTTGGTGCCCGAGGGTTTTGCTTCGTGAGCCTCGCTTCTTCCGATCGCGCCCCCCGGAGCCTGGCTCTGGAGGCCGGCTCCCTTTCGCTGGTGCGCCTTGGCAGCCTCGCCGTGTTCGCGGCGGTGGCGGTCTTCATCGTGCTGACCTTCCGCGATTACGGCATCAGCAATGACGAGCCGGTCCAGCACACCTATGGCCAGTTGCTGCTGGCCTGGTATGCGAGCGGTTTCACTGACGAGCGCGCCTTCCACTATATCAACCTCTATCTCTATGGCGGGCTGTTCGACCTGATCGCGGCCGGCTTGGAGCCCTATGTGCCGCTGCCGCTCTATGAGTGGCGCCATCTGCTGTCCGCCGGTTTCGGCTTTGTCGGCCTGATTGGCACATGGCGGCTGGCGACGCGCCTTGGCGGCGAGGGGGCGGGCGTGGTGGCGGTGCTGCTGCTGGCTGTCACCGGCATGTATGGCGGGGCGATGTTCACCCACACCAAGGACGTGCCCTTTGCCGCCGCCATGGTGTGGAGCCTGTATTTCATCACCGCCTTCGCGGGCGAACTGCCGGCCCGGCCGCGCTGGCGCACCGTGCTCGGCCTCGGCGTGGCGATCGGCTGCGCGCTGGGGCTGCGGGTCGGCGGGGTGTTCGCGGTTCTCTATCTCGCCGTTACTCTCGGAGCGGCGATGCTGCTGCTGCGCGACATCCGCCTGCCGCTGCGTCTGCTGCCCCGGCTGATGGTGGCCGGCCTCATCGCGCTCACCCTGATGGCGGCGACCTGGCCCTGGTCGGTGCTTCCCCCGACCAACCTGTTCAAGGCAATGGGCGCCTTCAGCCATTTCAGCTTCGATCTCAAGACGCTGATCAACGGCCAGTTGCTGCCGATCGACCAGTTGCCGGCGACCTACATGCCGGAATATCTCGTTATCAAGTTGCCGGAAGTGACGCTGTTCGGCCTGCTGGCCGGGCTGGTGCTGGCGATGTCGGCGCTGGTGGCACGACTGCGTTCGCCGCGGGGTCGGGCGGGTGTGGCGGGGCAGAAGGTGCTCGTCGCCCTGCCCCTGGGGCTGGCCATCCTCGTGCCGGTCACGGTCGCGGTGCTGACCGATCCGCCGCTCTATAATGGAATCCGCCATTTTCTTTTCGTGCTGCCGCCGGTGACGGTGCTGGCGGCGCTGGGGCTGGTGGGAGCCTTTCAGGCGCTGCGCCGGCGCGCTCGGCTGGCGGGGGCGGGCTTCGCCCTGGCGGCGCTGGGGCTGTTCCTGTTCAACGCCTCGGTGCTGTGGCGGCTGCACCCTTACGAATATGTCGCCTATAACCAGATGGTCGGCGGCACCTCGGGCGCCTGGGGGCGCTTTGAGGGCGATTACTGGTCGTCGAGCCTGCGCGAAGCGGCGCTGACCCTGCGCCATGGCGTCGAGCGCGAGAAGCCGCCAGCGCATCCCTACAAGGTCTCCGTCTGTGCCGAGGATGTGCAGGCGCTGACTTATCTCGGGCCGCAATTCGAGGCGGTGGAGGAATGGGAGGATGCCGATTTCATCCTGACCGCGTTCAATGTCGGCTGCGACGCGGCGCCGGGCCTGCCCTATGCGACGGTGAGCCGCATGGGCATAGCCTTCGCTACGGTGCGTGACCAGCGGCTGCGGCACATGCCTGTGGAGGTGCCGGACCGGGACGATGACGGGCCGGACCTCGACGCGCCCGTCGTGTCGCAGAAGGATGGCGGGGCGGTGCCTGCCGCCGGCGCGCCGGCCGGTGCTCTGGTCGCCAAAGCCAAGCCGTGAGGGCGCGCATGAGCGGGGCCGTGCCGGGGTGGAAGGCCGCGCTGGTCACGCGGCTGCGCCATTTGCTGCTGTTCGCCGCGTTCGGCGGCGTCGGCACGCTGGCGCAATATGCCGTGCTGATCTCGCTGGTTCAGAGTGGCCTTGCCGGGCCAGTGGCCGGTTCCTGCGCCGGCTTCGTTGTCGGTGGACTGGTGAACTACCAGCTCGGTCGGCGGCTGGTGTTTCGCTCGTCGAAGCCGCATGGCGAGGCCATGGCGAAGTTCTTCACCGTCGCCGGGATCGGTCTGGCGCTGAACGCGCTGTTGATGACGCTGCTCACCGGTCCTCTTGCCGCGCCCTATCTGCCGGCGCAAATCCTTGTCACCGGGCTTCTGGTGCTCTGGCACTATGCCGGCAATGCCTTGTGGACATTCCGGGCGGCGCACCCGGCGCGGCCTCCGAAGCAGGGGTGAGTCTTTTCAAGACGGCTTGACTCTCGGCGCGGATGGAGTCGTTTTAGAAGGAACAAAACATGAACATATGAGCGCCCCATGGACCCGATCCGCGATGTGGCGGCGCTGCGGCAGATGCTCGCCGGGCTGGAGGCGGAGCGTCTACCCGGCGTCGACCAGTACTTCTCCCTCGGCGCCGCGGGCCCCGAGGCCGGTGGCGTGCGCCTTGCCCGCGGCGCGCTGCATGAGGTGCAGGCGGTGGCGAACGCCGACATGCCCGCCGCCACCGGCTTCGTGCTGGCGCTGGCGCAGCGCGCCCGACCCGGCGGGGCCGGGGAGGGGCGCCCGCTTGTGTGGGTGCGCCAGGACATGGCGGAGGTCGAGTTCGGCCGGCTCGACGCGCCGGGCTTCGCCGCGCTCGGGCTGGACCCGGCCCGTCTCCTCCTGGTGCGGGCGCGCGACGGGGCGGAG is a genomic window of Ancylobacter sp. IITR112 containing:
- a CDS encoding ArnT family glycosyltransferase codes for the protein MSLASSDRAPRSLALEAGSLSLVRLGSLAVFAAVAVFIVLTFRDYGISNDEPVQHTYGQLLLAWYASGFTDERAFHYINLYLYGGLFDLIAAGLEPYVPLPLYEWRHLLSAGFGFVGLIGTWRLATRLGGEGAGVVAVLLLAVTGMYGGAMFTHTKDVPFAAAMVWSLYFITAFAGELPARPRWRTVLGLGVAIGCALGLRVGGVFAVLYLAVTLGAAMLLLRDIRLPLRLLPRLMVAGLIALTLMAATWPWSVLPPTNLFKAMGAFSHFSFDLKTLINGQLLPIDQLPATYMPEYLVIKLPEVTLFGLLAGLVLAMSALVARLRSPRGRAGVAGQKVLVALPLGLAILVPVTVAVLTDPPLYNGIRHFLFVLPPVTVLAALGLVGAFQALRRRARLAGAGFALAALGLFLFNASVLWRLHPYEYVAYNQMVGGTSGAWGRFEGDYWSSSLREAALTLRHGVEREKPPAHPYKVSVCAEDVQALTYLGPQFEAVEEWEDADFILTAFNVGCDAAPGLPYATVSRMGIAFATVRDQRLRHMPVEVPDRDDDGPDLDAPVVSQKDGGAVPAAGAPAGALVAKAKP
- a CDS encoding exopolysaccharide biosynthesis protein, which codes for MLSLPPTDERADAQPSAEPDATLRLSEVLNGIAADETRERIAVGDLLKVMQERAFGPLMLIFALPNVLPTPPGTSSVLGAPLVFLTAQLALGWSPWLPPLIARRSIARKDFAVFVGKATPWLARAEKLLRPRLGTLAHPPAENIVGVMCFVLALILVLPIPLGNMLPALAISVLALGILERDGVWILAGMGIAVASLGVVSGVIWAFIKAGLYLLHQLIA
- a CDS encoding VOC family protein, whose protein sequence is MFSHIILGARDLDRLTGFYDAVLAPLGLVRVDEPSDGGPAGAMWVMPGSRWPQFFVQLPFNGLPASWGNGTQVSFAAPSPAAVDAAWRALVENGGFDEGAPGLRPNYAPDYYGAYGRDPEGNKLCFVHLAELEELTVRGGA
- a CDS encoding aldehyde dehydrogenase family protein — translated: MSDIVCISPIDGQELARRPAASEAELARAVSEARAAQREWRRVPIHERAGHVLRFLDAMLAMNQEIVPELAQQMGRPVRYGGEFGGFEERVRYVVDMAEEALAPVIPHDDRPGFTRYIKRDPLGIVLVVAPWNYPYLTAVNTIAPALIAGNAVLLKHAAQTILVGERFQMAMDRAGLPKGLFANLVLTHEQTSRLIGAGAVDFVNFTGSVEGGRAIERAAAGTFTPLGLELGGKDPAYVRADADLDFAVGNLVDGAFYNSGQCCCGIERIYVHESLYDRFVDGFVDLTSRYVLGNPLDEATTLGPMAQKRFADLIRGQIREAVDKGAKAHIDPAGFPADKEGTPYLAPQVLTGVDHTMSVMREESFGPVVGIMKVKDDAQALALMNDSIYGLTASVWTKDLDVAERLGEEIETGTVFMNRCDYLDPGLAWTGVKDTGRGASLSRIGFEMLTRPKSFHLRHG
- a CDS encoding diguanylate cyclase domain-containing protein, whose amino-acid sequence is MKPNKSSVSPLEPRLAARDERGEDGAMFELAPISLWLEDFSGVRALFERWRAEGVTSLRDHLRGRPDRVKECSARIKVLKVNQRTLSLFEATSLPHLVANLDKVFRDDMLVTHVEELSQLWDGHTSFASQAVNYTLSGQRLDIQLKGVVLPGHEESLGRVLLSAEDVTARETARRQAANAERYATGLFQHSPVSLWVEDFSTIKQLMDDLRSRGIEDFRVFTDVHPEFVERCLSEIRVIEVNRHTLEMFGAASTAELVENTAEIFRSEMHRHFREQLIELWNGRLFHTREVVNYTLSGEMLHVHLQFSVLPGHEGDWSLVQVALTDITARKKAEAYLEYLGRHDVLTKLHNRTFYVDELNRLERRGPFPVTVISIHLNGLRRVNEQLGQAAGDMLLRRAGEIIAKAVDPQHCAARVAGNEFVVLLPGTDAEVGHSVMENIRELAALNNQFYSASTLSLSLGHATSSPGERLEAVVRRAEAARAEERRSATHGA
- a CDS encoding DUF983 domain-containing protein, which gives rise to MSSVRLPSVPVADRHYPRLSPFQCGMRGCCPRCGQGRLFDGFLKLAPGCEACGLDYSFADPADGPAFFVICFVCVPAVIFGLWLEVAFQAPYWVHLVTTLPVLLLTCIPPLRPLKGWLVASQYYYKAEEGRLVTSESPEPGAAARD
- a CDS encoding GtrA family protein, which codes for MSGAVPGWKAALVTRLRHLLLFAAFGGVGTLAQYAVLISLVQSGLAGPVAGSCAGFVVGGLVNYQLGRRLVFRSSKPHGEAMAKFFTVAGIGLALNALLMTLLTGPLAAPYLPAQILVTGLLVLWHYAGNALWTFRAAHPARPPKQG
- a CDS encoding ChbG/HpnK family deacetylase yields the protein MRFLFVSGTRGSILKPIVICADDYGLSDGVSTAIEELIEHGRLSATGAMTGLPGWKRRAAGLKALVARHPADIGLHFTLTGQRALSPARGLAQDGRLPEIGHLVLRAVAGALPQQALRDELRAQLDAFEDEWGAPPDFIDGHQHAHALPGVRGILIAELVARYGARPPWLRNCTEPLAWAHRRRLGLRKALIVGTLASGSAPRAAKAGIASNDSFRGLYGFTDTPPYREVFRASLAGPGERVLVHCHPGRVDDELRRLDPLLEPRERELAYFRSEACGEDLERAGVRPARFHETAPAPIR
- a CDS encoding glycosyltransferase family 2 protein — encoded protein: MMTASPRWPSLISIVVPVYNEARCLAALHARLCAVLDAYPGLQREFVFVDDGSRDGSFELLAALGAQDPAIKALRFARNFGKESAMAAGLRAAVGDIVVLMDSDLQHPPEVIPEMIERWRTGAQMVTAVRRSRHTDPLGRRLFSRGFYHFFHALCEVEIPEGAGDFRLFDRRVVDAINALPERNRFMKGITSWVGFRQEEVDFEVAERAGGVSSFNTLRLLRYAVDGLSSFSMVPLRVWSLAGVILAGISGLYGLYLLGETLVYGVRTPGFPTIMVSLLFVSGVQLISLGVIGEYVGRIFTEVKRRPLYLIADEIGFAPPTALPAAALRAEMRTAPALVPEGFAS
- a CDS encoding Hsp70 family protein, with amino-acid sequence MMSCGLDFGTSNTTLAFWRDGGPVLAALEADKTTVPSAVFYDRQGHLAIGRTALARYVEGDDGRLMRALKAVLGSALIEEKTQIGRRAIGFREVIADYLTVVKTRAQADAGAALTHVVLGRPVFFVDDDAAANAKAEDTLRAIAADIGFAEVSTQFEPIAAALDYEQQTKAEEIALIADIGGGTSDFSIVRLGPARRARADRSDDILANDGVRIGGTDFDRTLSLGTLMPLLGFRSPMKRAGRDVPSGYFHELATWSSINRLYTQKTLRELHEVRREAAEPHRVERLIRVIEEQRGHTLAMEAEAAKIALAEAEETRIELGWLEAGLAVGLTPAELVAHTQALAERIARRVGLCLAQAGLAAGGIDALFLTGGSTRLAHVRAAIRAAVPQARVVEGDTFGSVGTGLAIEAARRYGPLSRGADGRISAA